Genomic segment of Tachysurus fulvidraco isolate hzauxx_2018 chromosome 22, HZAU_PFXX_2.0, whole genome shotgun sequence:
CCTCTCTGGTGAAGCGGTTGATGCCTTTGGAGAATTTGTCCAAGTCGTTCTAAAGGAACCGGAGGACACATCGTTACGTGctgtatgttttatgtttatgtacgTGTCAGCGTTATAAACCTAAATGCAGCACTTACTTTATTAACTGGTTTTATAGCCATTGAGATGACCGGCTCAGGGATATGTATAGACTCCTGTTCAGCACACAGAATAAACTCAAGGTCATTTTTACACATTCAGTATAAAGTACAACGTTCGAATCCTGAGTCTCGGCTTTCTGACTTAATTAAATATTCTAACGCTGTATAAgcaattattttaaatctgtcAGGAAATCTGCACCACGTGTATTACATGTAGAGTTTAGCGTACCATCGAGAGGTTGGTGCTGGTGCGAGCTGTAAAGGTGTCTCCGCTGGCGCAGTCGATCCCGAACAGGGCGCAGATGTCACCTGCGTACATTTCCTCTACATCCTTCGAATAATAAGAAGGAAAAACATACAGAAGTTTCTCAGGGGACGTGCAAACTTATACACATCTgaagaaaagtaaataaaagatttcCTGGCAATTTAAAATCAtctgaataaaaacagattgtaataaaaaaaaatagataaatccCAAAgactaacccctaaccctaacccctaatccccctaaccctaacccctaaacccaacccccaacccctaaccccaacccctaaacccaacccccaacccctaaacctaacccctaaccccaacccctaaacctaacccctaaccccaacccctaaacctaacccctaaccccaacccctaaacctaaccccaacccctaaacctaaccccaaccccctaaacctaacccctaatccctaacccctaaacctaacccccaacccctaaccctaaccccaacccctaacccaaccccctaaacctaacccctaacccaacccctaaacctaaccccaacccctaaacctaacccctaaccccaaaacctaaccccaacccctaaacctaaccccaaACCTCTAAACCtaaactctaaacctaacccctaatcctaacctctaaccccaacccataaacctaaccccaaccccaaacccaaaccccaaacccaaacccctaaacctaacccctaacccctaaccctagaattacaaaggaaataaaaccaTAACTCAGTGATGTGACACTCTccaaaatttatttatatattctactcatttatttgaatatcGTGGGCAGTGATGAGTTCCGAGATCCtcaaattatttttcttcttcttttttttttccggaaATACATGACATggcattttaaaatacacacagatctTGGTACGGTCACTTTTATGTAATGcagattatttttataaagcaatgcattacaaaaaaaaagcaataaagctGAGCCTGCATCATGCACGGACACatggacacacggacacacggacacacggacacacggacacacgttCTCACCTCCATCTGATCTGCATGCAGGCGCACCAGCCTCTGCACTCGCACCCTCTTGGTTGTGCGAGTGTTGTAAATGTACTCGCCCTTCTTCAGGCAGCCCtgatacacacgcacataggTCAGCTGGCCAAAACGTCCAGCCtttgtgcgcgcacacacacacacacacacacagagagagacaagagaacGCAGCATTATCCAATCAATTTGTGAATACAGCTTCTAGCACTTTATTGTAACTGttagtaaatacacacagaattCTAAGATTTTACCTCTAGTTTGAAGGCCAAACCCACAAAAGGCTTTGTGGCATCTCTGTTTGAATCCATCAGGATCTTACTGCTGTTACTCGATTCCCTGTATCCACACAGATGacattaaaacacattaaatctCTATTTCACGGAGCGCTTAACGCCAACCGGGATTTACGACGTGGGCATCGACGGTCGCTTTGACTCTTTACTTTTCTCTCACTGCTCACACAAAAAGCTCGAACCTTAAACGAAGAGGATTTTTAAGAGCAGACGACGAGGTGGAAACAGACTAAGTACTGAGCTGAGACTCACTCGTCGTTCAGGATGCCGTAGTTGTTCACCTCGCTGGGGTTCGGCAGGTAATCAAGCACAGCGTCCAGCAGGGGCTGAACGCCTTTGTTTTTTAAAGCGCTGCCCACCAGGACCGGAGAGAAGGAGCGCTGTATAGTGACCCTGCGCACAGccgcctgaaacacacacacacacacacacacacacacacacacacacacacacacacacacacacacagagtgaaaacAGTTCAGTAAAGTAATAACCTTCAACACAGGACCAGGTAGGTGTGTGTTGGACATCAGCTTGACTTTATGCAACAGCAAATATTCAAAGTAAATATCAGCAGGAGTGTTTAAAAGTACAGCAGCCTTTAATTTTACCCAGAATACACAAATTATCGAGAACTGTGCATCTGAAACGTCACTAAATACCACTCTTGTCGTCATGTTCACCCCCCCGATGTCAAACTAACCATAGTTGttttttaaaggtgcggtctccgatgtttgaaagccaatgttgacatataaaatcaccaaaacaaacacgcccctaacccaaacgggtcccacccctgtatcgatagctccgcccacacatacatacgtaacccaggcgactaacagaaagaaacgtgtctttatcatagctgaagggaagaacgatacgattgtagataaacaaacaagcaaaaatgccacacaagcataatgatgtaaaggacaaaggcatatattagttctgtgtaacaaagcaaaaccaacgttactcacctatcgagaaggaaaaaagcgcctcggcgtcttaagtaaagtcggccacatattcacaggtcggagtttcccgagtcgataactcctgagctaaacgctgttactacacaaaacgcggttgtagctgcctctctacattactacgatagaaaagaggtgttatttgtgtagtaacagcgtttagctcaggagttattgactcgggaaactccaacctgtgaatatgtggccaacttcctgctccttcagttctctccagcgctggaaagctgatcctatattaacacgtcctacttctcgtccttatcgtaagtctttcttctctttctttctttgtttttatcctccatgccgatgttaaaaccgctttctgctaacgtcacacacgcgcaccgaacattCTCTCCGcacatatcgacaagccccgcccctttctgctcattgactacacgtttgttttgttttttgtgttgattcctgtttattattcggcccggctcggttttctgaagcgttctcaaaaatcggagaccacACCTTTAACTTTAAGATTAAATGGCAATGACTGGAAAGCAACAGGACCGACCTTAAGGTCACCAATAGTTGGAATTCTCTCCTCCAGGAACATCTCTCCCAGTGTTTCGTCAGCATTAGCTACACACTCCACCAGCTCTTGCCTGCGCTCAGCCGCCTCCGCTCGCATCTCGGCTGGGATCTCATCGAAACGGACATTCTGGCTGAGAgcaggacagagacagacaggagggaGACGACATGACACATTCGTGACATGACACAGGACCCACCCTGCATGGGTCAGTAATCTAAATTTAATTCACTCGGTCACAGCAGCCTTACCCACAAGGACCTTCAAAGTAGATGCTGCGTTCCTCGATGAGGTCGATGATTCCTTGCAGGTCTCCTTCCAGCCCGATGGGGATGTTGACAAATGCTGCATTATGATTCAGTTTGGTCCTGAAAGGGAATGAGAACCCATTCATCACAGAGTCtgatcccaaaaaaaaaaaaaaaatccccatcTGTCTTGTAAGCATCCATCTTTGGCTACCAGCCTCTGAGACATACGACGGTGTTAGCGCGTCTCCTTCTCTCCTACTGCTGGACCTCACCTGAGCTGCTTCAGTGCCCGGTACGGGTTTGCTCCCATACGGTCCAGCTTGTTGATGAAGGTGAGGAAGGGCACGTTGTAGCGCTTCATCTGCCTGTTGACGGTCATGGTCTGACACTGCACTCCTCCGACGGCACACAGGACCAGCACGGCGCCGTCCAGAACCCGCAGCGCCCTCTCCACCTCAATAGTGAAGTCAACatggcctgcaggaagaagaaaaaaaataaacatgctgcATGATGAtgtcgatttatttatttctgtagtacaggtcttctcgggtctataGAAacgtacccgacccgaagtgacccgaatcactttttacccgaacccgacgtgcataatttattttaggttgtttttttttagaaagtccCGACCCGatacaaacccgaaaaaatcaGACCCGAGTCCGAACCGACGACAAGTTTTTTTTACTCCGACTGGAcctgaatgttgcataactctaaactaaagtaaccgctacagagtggattcaaaattgattgacaggtctgtttcgatgaaaattagcttaccgccagctaCACGTCGCCGGCCACacgtcgcaagcggtcttggcaaacagaggagaggttagaagaggactcgagtcgaggcacacacacgagatacagtaattcgggtcttctcgggtccgtttggaaaaaacacattcgttttaaaagacccgacgccgctattgTTATACCCGTCCCGTGTCCGATGCACACATgagacttttagacccgaacccgctcgaaCCTCAGGTCGGACCTCgtgttttcggatctaagtggacctcTAATCTGTAGCTCTGTTATCCCATAACGACATTCCATGTCCTGGCCTTTCCCTAACCTGGTGTGTCAATGATGTTGATGTTGTGCTGATTCCAGATAGTGTACGTGGCTGCCGATTGGATGGTGATTCCCCGCTGTCTCTCCAGCTCCATAGAGTCCATGACCGCACCGACTCCATCTTTGCCCTTGACCTGAAGTATGACgatgacaagaaaaaaaaaaacacaatcaatcTGTGTTATGCTTTAAATGTCATAGACTTAGCAGTAATtaacaacaaagaaagaaaaagaacttaATATGGTGCTTACTTCATGCATTTCTGCTATTCTACCGGTATAGTACAGCACACGCTCCGTTAGCGTCGTCTTTCCAGAGTCGATGTGCGCAGAGATGCCGATGTTGCGGATCCTTTCGTTCGGGATGATTGCAGACGAACACGGCCGGCGAATGTTACTCAGCACCTAAAGCACAGTGCCAAAGATGGGAAGGGAAGCTGTATCAGTTAGTAAAGGATTATTGATGTTAGCTACGATGTTAGATGATGTTATAGATTGCGATAAAATGTTACTATGTGTCATAAACCACATGTGCATGAAACATCTGTATCACCGAAGGACCAGATGTGATTAAAATGCTTTATCTGTTCAGGGAAACTAGAGATTTTTGAGACCTCCATCACGTCTTATTCATACTTATTATTCCTTTGGTAGCTTTGTCAAGTCATTAAATGAGGTTTTAACACCAAACACATCCTTGGTGACTGGTGACTGACGGTGTGAGTGAATATCGGACgtgatttttctttataatattaCTTTAACTGGAACATtgggaaggagagaaagagagagagagagagagagagagagagagagagagagagagacagcaagagagagacagggagagagagacaaagacacagagacacagagacagaaagagggacacacagagacagacgacagacagacagagagagagagagagagagagacacacacacacacacacacagagactgacacacacacacacacacagagacagacacacacatacacacacacacagacgcagacagacacacacacagacgcagacagacacacacacagacgcagacagacacacacacagacgcagacagacacgcacacagacgcagacagacacacacacagacgcagacagacacacacacagacgcagacacgcacacacacagacagacacacacacagacgcagacacacacacacacacagagacagagagagagagagagagagagagagagagagagagagagagaagaactgATCAACAAAGAAAATGTTGCATACTGACTGTAACTGTTGACCTTTTTAAGGCTGTGACGTTACTGAGACTCTTCAGCACTGCAGCTTAAACTTATAACTTAaacaaatatgcaaatcagCACAAACCTGTCTCGCCTTCCTATTGGCTGGAGTTAGGAAATTCAGATGATTTAAAGCGATGCTCGCTTTTAATAGGCGCATTTTGGGTGCGTTTGTAAACCTGAAGCTTTAAAGATCCCAGAGATGAACTGAACTGATGTCAGGCTGAAAGTCACGCCGGCTCAACCGAACAGATCCTACATCCGGTAACAAGGCACGCGTACAAACCCTTTTCACAGCGCCACACAGTGGTACGGATGAATTGTTTAGTGAACTAATCTCATTTCTTActtttacagtgttttatttaaacgtaagtaagtaaacaaacaaacaaacaaacaaacaaataaataaataaataaaagtttaagaAAATTATTATAGGCCTGGAAACCATGGAAACCATAAAAAGGTCAAACTCAGCTAATTAACTATTgtcttatataaataaagagactatttatttactttctttgcctggagaggaaaaaaaagacttaacAAATAATTAAGTTTATAAGAAGAAGGTTTGTAGAGAAAGAAGCATggttttattaatcatttatcagctctttatattatttatgaaGCACAGACAAAAAAGctgtaaagattaaaaaaagtcattaaacaGACACATCTCTAATTCCTATAGTCCTATAgttaaaatacttaaatatgaactaataCTTAAAACAATGCACTTCATTGTAATGCATTCTATACTGCATTAAAAAAGACATAGACGTGTTGTGACCAGCAGATGGCGCCATAACACCTTATATTCAAGGAGTGAACAGaatacaagtcaagtcaattcaagtcaagaagcttttattgtcattacaactaTATagagctgttgcagtacatagtgacatgacacaacgtttctccaggatcatgaagctacacaaaacaaagacaaggcTATAAGGACTTAATAAGTTAGTCCtaaatacataaagtgcaacctggtgcaaacagtgaaggacaagacaaacaagacagataacacagtgcagaacaaaagacagtgcaaacaaaaaattacaagacaatacaaaacatacaaaaaagacaataaacaagagacaatagacagaaacagcaccgaccagtacaaatactgtatgttcaaaaaaatgtgtttgtagaTTAACTATTAAAGACGAAGATTATTCCCACCAATACAAACGATACTCTATGATTAATGGTAAAGAGActattaaaagtgctaaaatCTCAAGCATGTAATCCTCAATCAGAGAAATGTCTAATGATCATTTTCCTTTCAACATGTCTTTTTCTTATTagaaagtgtgtgaatgtctTTAACCGGCAAAATAATATAAGACATGTAGATATTTGCAATATAATGTTTCACTTCACCTGCCATGCAGTCGCAGTACCAGCGCACTATGTAAACCGATGCTCAAGCTGAACGCTGACGTCTCATCCCTAACTAGGCTGTCAGGTCTTCTTCTGTATTTATGTGCTTCTTGTCATTTACTGCAGGGATTCTACTCCATCTTCTGATAACTCCTTTCTTTTCCATCTTCGGGAGGTGATCGTCAGCTTGCGTCTGGAGCAGTGCGAGATGTAGACCTTTAGGCTTAGAACTTATTCACTTATTCTTGGTTAGCATTACAATCTGTTTTTGCAGGACAATCCATGTACGTGACACCGTAACTTTTACAAGGTTTAGGTTCTTTCTGTTATTCTGCACTCACCTTGACTTGGGACCATTTGTCCCACAAAATCAGCTCATAAAATGGTAGTTTTTCATTGTCTTTGTGCAGACATCCATGTATCAGCATAGAGCAGGCTGTGTGGACATAAACACCACAGATTACAACGGAAAATCGTTAACTATCTAAAACATCATTCTTCGTATTCACATTTTCGATACTTCGATACGGCGCTCAATATTTTGCAGTGGAAGTTTTCCGGCTTTGTATtccgaaataaataaattgatattTTCTCACCTTTAGACAGACCACCGATGTACAAAGGGAGGGGATTATTTGGAATGTTTTTTCCACATGTCAGGGTATAAAGAAGAGAACCCAGACCGCGGACAGTAGAAGACAACTCCCAGGGATAAAACTCAGATACCCAAAGAGATGGAAGGGGAATCGGAAAGACTGaatgaaagacagagaaagactaTCATTAGCAAGATCACAAAAATGATCCACCAATAAATTCCCATTAAATCTACTCATCCATGAGGTGTAGTTACCTCCAAACTTGTAGAACCTTCTGTAGATCAATCTGGCACGGCCAAAGTCGATCAACTTCAAATCCAGGGTCTCAGGGTTCAGGAGAATGTTGGCTTCTTTAATGTCTCCATGGATCACACCGTTGTCCCGGCAGTGAATTAAAGCCCGAATGATTTTACGCATGATGATTCGAGCCACGTCTTCAGACATTCTGCCTTTTAGGCCTTTCCGAAACTTTCCGAGGGTGATAAAGTTGTGTGGCTGCTCCATGATCAAGAGGAAACCCGCGGCCGTCTCGAACCATTCGAGTTGTTTTATCACAAACGGGCTGCAACGTGGTTTTGACACGAGCTCCATTAGCACCCCCTCATGAggaagactgtgtgtgtcaccaggctaaaaattcatttttggaaaaaatatCAGTCATCACAAGTTATGTACTTTCATCCTTGTTTTGGTCCAGAGTTTTGTATCTGGaaaaatcaccaaaaaaaaaaagttcacgtACAAGAGTGAAATAATCCACGTATCCCTTTAACAGGTATTTAATGGCCACCTGCAAAGCAGAAATATTTAATTAGCTTCATAGCAAAGCATCTAACCTCAATGTATTTTTCACGTCTAGCTAACCAACTTCATGTCGTGTATAACGCTGATATTCACCTGTCCTCCGTCTGTTTTCCGAACACCCGTGTACACTTTAGCGTAGCTTCCTTTGCCCAGAAGTTCTCCAATAGTATAGCGATTAGAGAAATCATCtgtttaacaaaacaaataaatatatatatttttatactatttCCCAGCGTAGATCGTTGCGTCTGCGGCGAATGCGGCTCGCAGGTAATAACTTTGAGGTGTCCATAAAGTTAGCGGTATTAAAGGTGAAACTGTGGACTGACCCGGCAGTTTGTCGGACCGGGGGTCGGGTAGATCGCCGAGATCATCTTCATCTGAGCTGTGGGAGGTCGGCGGCTCTGAGTAGGTTGAAAGCAATTCTGTTGAAAAATATATGTTAGAGATTATTAATTGTGGCTCAAGTGACAATAGATCGAGTTCTTCCATTATGGTGATATATTTTGCTCAGTACGGTCATTATGTAcgtatattaatatttattaggtACTATGTTATATCACGGTAAACAATTTCCATACTGGGGGcacgtggcttagtggttagcacgtttacctcacacctccagggttgggggttcgattcccgcctccgccttgtgtgtgtggagtttgcatgttctccccgtgcctcgggggtttcctccgggtactccggtgtgtgagtgaacgagagtgtgtgtgccctgtgatgggttggcactccgtccagggtgtatcctgcctcgatgcccgatgacgcctgagataggcacaggctccccgtgacccgaggtagttcggataaaagcagtagggaatgaatgaatgaatttccatACTATTTTAATACAATCATTTTCTATAAGAGCTCCAGCTCTGTTTTACTTACATAATTAACAGCTATTAAGAGTTCAGAATGTCTGTAATATAAAGCGTGAGACTTTAGACGAACCTTTCATTTCCAACCAACGTGTCTCTAGATTCTGTCCCTTTTCATGTTCCTTTACTTTCTGTAAGTTGTTTTGTTCTCTTTCTGTGTTCTTCTGTTTCTGGGGCATCTTTTTTTTAGGACGATCCACACTCTTCTTTTTCAGAGGATTCACCTTGTGTGATTTCAGTGAGTAGGAGCAGGATGTCTCTGACCAGGTCTCAGCTGACGGTGGAACTGGTGaagaaaatacagtatttaatgATTTTGTACTCACTAATACAATCAGTGAATTTTAAAGCCTAATTTATGAAAAATAGAATTTAGGATGTCTCTGACCAGGTCGCAGATGACAGTGGACCTGATGAAGAAAATATTGCATGAATAACTGGGGCCGGATATCACAATATGCAGTATGTTTTTATCACAATACTTTTTACCGAGAGTTCTTCATATATTGTATAAAAGCTCTTGTGTTATAAGAGATCCTGCTCTGTGGTACTTTCAGAGGAAACAGCAGAATATGTGACATATAAAAGGCATATAAATTTACACAAACCTTTTAGTATAGAGTTTGTTCTCCTCCTTTTATTTGGTCTCTTATTGAGCTGGGACTCAGTGTCTTCTAAAAGAAAATGCacccttttctttttcagagGATTCACCTTGTGTGATCTTAGTGAGTAGGAGCAGGATGTCTTTGGCCAGGTCTCAGCTGACACTGGACCTGGTGAAGGAAATATTTAAAGCCATATCCATAAGAAGTAGAAATTTTGTACCGTCTTATTGTCATATTAAAGGTGTGACTTTGCACAAACCTGTTAGTATAGAGTTTGTTCTCCTCCTTTTATTTGGTCTCTCGTCGAGTTTCACCTTGTGTGATCTTAGTGAGTAGGAGCAGGATGTCTTTGGCCAGGTCTCAGCTGACACTGGACCTagagaagaaaatatttcattatcaTTCATTTTATTCCACTGATTTGGTGCTCACGAATATATGTAGTGGATTTTAAAGCCTTATCCATGAAAAATATCATTCTTTACCATCTTATCGGTATAAGAGCTATTACAAGTCCAGAATATATCATCATATAAAAGGTATATATGGGCGCTGCTGAGCAACCAGTGCAGTAAGACGTCCGATTTGAGGCTCAGagtttgtgttgttattttattgcaCAATTTAGATTACTTCTTTGACATAATTACCTCTAGAGTATTTTGCTAAAGCTATTTTCACCATCTGGACATATTATCATGGCTGGTAAAAAAGACTAAAACTCGTGCCACAGCGACCCAAAAACTGAGTCCAGAATGTTTCTAATATAAAAGGTGTGACTTTGGACAAACCTTTTAGTATAGAGTTTGTTCTCTTCTTGTTATTTGGCCACCCACTGAGCTGGGACTCAATCTCTTCTAAAAGAAAATGCacccttttctttttcagagGATTCACCTTGTGTGATCTTAGTGAGTAGGAGCAGGATGTCTTTGGCCAGGTCTCAGCTGACACTGGACCTggagaagaaaatatttaaaggcTTTTCCATCAAAAATATCATTTTTGGAGATGTTATTGGTATAAGAGCTATTAAATACGCATTGTGTCAACTTACGTTTCTCTGTATAATAGAAATCCATCTGTCTTAAGTTTCTTTTAGGTTACAAtcgcataaaaataaaaatctttgctCATAACGTGGTCCAATGGTCAACTGTCTAAAATTCTAAATCAGCGTTCGGCTCCATGCGTCACATCAGCGGCCTGGTGACGTAAAAGAATCTAAATGCGTCTGACGCGCGTAACGGTGCGTAAAATCAGCGCTTGGTGACGTGGGAGCAATGAAAGTccattctcttcctctctccacatggaatattaaactattttattgGCCTTTTGGGTGAAACCTgtgctttaaaaatgtaacGAAAAAATGGGAATGAATgaacaaagtaaataaataaataaacaaacaaacaaacatggacATCATTCAATTTCtgtaacattttctttaattatttttaatactataatataatattgatAAAATGACAAAACGCTGGTtttaacacagagacacaaaattTGGATGGCttgtgttggattttttttttttactgttttattatgtACTTTTTGTGTAACTTTAaatttgaagatttttttatgCTATAACTACCACTTAATTATATACTATTATAGAACTGTAATATGTCAACTTCACGAATGTTATTACTTTTTGAACTTATAGAAATATgttaaatgaaagaataatgAATTCATTATGAGTCCATATTATGGTTCGAATCTGACGTCACATCCGGTCTGAGCTGTTTCGAATCAggtaagttcattcattcatctaccgcttatccgaacttctcgggtcacggggagcctgtgcctatctcaggcgtcatcgggcatcgaggcaggatacaccctggacggagtgccaacccatcacagggcacacacacactctcattcactcacacacacacacacacacacactacggacaattttccagagatgccaatcaacctaccatgcatgtctttggaccgggggaggaaacaggagtacccggaggaaacccccgaggcacggggagaacatgcaaactccacacacacaaggcggaggcgggaatcgaacccccaacaagTAAGTTAgctttattatataaaacactgaTCATACACGTGTAATGACGCTCACCCATGAGAGAGGAATCAATACTATttaatacacttacacacttaatCAGTTACTTTACACAACTGGatttattaagcatttataGAAACGTCATAGAAATGCACAATCACAAGCAGACACAATAACAGGGACATAGgcatcttctttctctttttttattaaaatgcatattatttatacatatatatcgtCATCTCCAATggtgtaatttttttatattatattatatatgttatatattataatattcttttttttaaatatatgaactctgaactaaataaaatctttattgtcttttgtgtttgaaaaaaaaacacgatttaACACAGAACAGACGAGTTGAAAATGAGATTATGACGTTGTATAAAAAGTTGGAACGGCGAGTAATTAACATAGTCGATTACACACAAGACTGTTCGTCAGTGCATTTTAAAACATCTCTGTATTCATTATTCAGGTATTAATCATGATGgctagatagatttttttttttatcacagaaaaaaaagatgcacagaaaagcagaaggaaaaaaaaaagcagtggcATGAAAGATCATCATGGAGATGTTGCCTGGCAGAgaggttggttttttttttttttccagtttgtaaagtttttactttttcttcatGTTGGCGCTTTGAATGCTGAGCTCCGAaaggtgtgttttcttcttcacTTCTGCTGGTTTAGTGTTTCTTTCTCTGGGGACGGAAACAAGATTCGTTCATTCGTCTTCTACTTAAAAAATGTTAAGACAAGTttaagaaaaagacaaaagctCA
This window contains:
- the LOC113634610 gene encoding CTD kinase subunit alpha-like isoform X5; its protein translation is MDFYYTEKRPVSAETWPKTSCSYSLRSHKVNPLKKKRVHFLLEEIESQLSGWPNNKKRTNSILKGPVSAETWPKTSCSYSLRSHKVKLDERPNKRRRTNSILTGPVSAETWPKTSCSYSLRSHKVNPLKKKRVHFLLEDTESQLNKRPNKRRRTNSILKVPPSAETWSETSCSYSLKSHKVNPLKKKSVDRPKKKMPQKQKNTEREQNNLQKVKEHEKGQNLETRWLEMKELLSTYSEPPTSHSSDEDDLGDLPDPRSDKLPDDFSNRYTIGELLGKGSYAKVYTGVRKTDGGQVAIKYLLKGYVDYFTLPGDTHSLPHEGVLMELVSKPRCSPFVIKQLEWFETAAGFLLIMEQPHNFITLGKFRKGLKGRMSEDVARIIMRKIIRALIHCRDNGVIHGDIKEANILLNPETLDLKLIDFGRARLIYRRFYKFGVFLCLSFSLSDSPSISLGI